The genome window TTATCAACGATTTGTTGATAAACTTCTTCGGCGCTCAAATTTTGAAAATAATCATAGTTTTTAAACTTTTTTGGATCTTTTCCGAAGATAGAAGTCGGACGAATTTTCATCGATTCGTCTTGTATCACATCATTCATAGATTGTCCATATCCCAAAAATCCGGCAAACGGATGCGTTCCACCCCAAATAGAAATCGTGCGCGTTCCCATCAACGAAGCTAAATGCATATTTGCGCTATCCATAGAAATCATTACTTCTAATTTAGCAATTGCTTGTAATTCTTCTTCAAAAGAGATGGTTCCAGCTAAAGATTTGATGTTTGGATTGAAATTTTCCCATGTTTTTAATTCATCAATTTCAGGTTTTCCACCGCCAAACAAATAAATTTTGTACCCATTTTCAGTTAATTTCTTCGCTACGATTTTCATCTTTTCTATTGGATACATTTTACTTGTAAAGGCTGCAAAAGGAGCAATTCCAATTGATTTTGGTTCCTTAATCGATTTTGGTTCGATTTTATGCTTTAAATCGACGTTAAAACCAAGTTGACGTAAAACATCAGCATAGCGTTCAGTTGTTAATTTTAATTGCTTAAAAACGCGATTTTTTTGATTGATTAAAGCTCTTTTCTCTGTACGACCTTTGTCTAAAGTAGCGGTTCTTGTTCCATTAAGTTGAAACAATGTTGTAATTACTTTTGATCGGATTACATTATGAAAATCAGCAACATAATTAAAATTATATTGTTTTAATTCTTTGTATAATTTGAACAAGCTAAAAAAGCTTTTGTATTTTTTGTTCAAATCAACTGAAATAAATTTGATTTGAGGAAATTGCTTGAAAATATTTCCCATAAAAGGACGCGAAGCAACATAAACTTCGACATTAGGATTTTGTTCAATAAACTCTTGTAAAACAGGAGCAATCATTGTGACATCGCCCAAAGCAGAAAAACGTAAAACTAATAGTTTTTTATGATTCGTTTTCTCCATTATTCCTATTGTTAATTTCTTTTGCAACCATTTTCATTTGCTTTTCAAATTCTTGCTTAGATGCTTCAAAATATTGATCAGAATTTTCGGCATGTTTTGCAATTTTACGTAACGACTTTCGGTCACTTTTTATGAAAATTTCACCAATTTTAGATGCTTCTTCATGAGAAAAACCGTATTTTATTAAGATTTGTCTACCAACGTAAACAGATGAGAAAAAGTTTTCTCGATAAACTTCGTCTATACCATCTTTCAAATAATTATACGCATAACTACGATTTTTTGCACGAACAATAATTTCTAAATTCGGAAAGTTTTTACGAACAATATAAACTAATTTTTGATTAATTTCTGGAGGATCCAAAGCAGCTACAAAATATTTTGCATGTTCAGC of Empedobacter falsenii contains these proteins:
- a CDS encoding glycosyltransferase family 9 protein, which translates into the protein MEKTNHKKLLVLRFSALGDVTMIAPVLQEFIEQNPNVEVYVASRPFMGNIFKQFPQIKFISVDLNKKYKSFFSLFKLYKELKQYNFNYVADFHNVIRSKVITTLFQLNGTRTATLDKGRTEKRALINQKNRVFKQLKLTTERYADVLRQLGFNVDLKHKIEPKSIKEPKSIGIAPFAAFTSKMYPIEKMKIVAKKLTENGYKIYLFGGGKPEIDELKTWENFNPNIKSLAGTISFEEELQAIAKLEVMISMDSANMHLASLMGTRTISIWGGTHPFAGFLGYGQSMNDVIQDESMKIRPTSIFGKDPKKFKNYDYFQNLSAEEVYQQIVDKLEK